AGTGTACTGAGTTTTATAGAAGAATGAAGACTAATCATCAAAGCAACAAAAGACGTAGTAGATAAATGAAATACTAACAATACTGAAATCAAGAGAGAGAAAAACACCgagttaaataaataagaaaaggATTTCTATAGGTTCTGGTCATCAAGGCTTCCTTAATAGTTTCTAACTGAATGAAAGGTTAGTAGCagtaaaaatatcaatatCATACCAGAggatatataattttcgAGACTTTTTTGTCTTTCCTCAACTGAAAGAAGTAGATATTTACCAAAAACGGGTATTGAATTAACCCAGCTTAGGGAACGATTTATCCAGTGTCTAAATTAGTTAGTGAGTTGAAAAACGACATTTTGTTATAAAAAcctttcaaataaattacatACTTGGTAAACTCATCATAAAATCGTCCTTGAGTAAACGCCCAAACCACAAAATGCTGAAACTGACTTTGATTTGTCCGGCGTTCTAGTCCAAACCCCTGGCGACTAGAAGTCGCTGATTCACATCTTCGATCAATTAATTGAGAAAtaacttcaaaaacaaacgCTACAATCCAAGGCCCCCAAGGTCGAACTTTAAGAGAACTCgatttttgctttcttttccaaTGCCACATAAACAACATATAGATAAGCGGACGACaaactttaataaaattagaaaaaatccGTAGATTGGGAAgtctttttgtaaaaatctCATCTGGTAGAATTGAAGAAAGACGTGGAGTTCGGTTTTGCAAGAAGTCAAGCGATGAATTGACTGTATTAAGTCTGGGAACAACTTTCTTGGAGTTTTTTAACACAACAGCACTTCCTGAATTAGAGTATTTCTTGTGAAGATGAATGAAAGTCTTTACATTGAAATCGCGCTGCAATACAGGATTAGAGAGCGGAAGATCACCTCCAGTAGTCCACATAATGTGAACCCGAAGTAAAAATCTAATATTTGTTAACAATTTTAATCGAAAAGTAGATTTCCGTACTTGACTGATTCCAAGAATAGGACAGAATCATACTGTCTTGATGGATTGTATTTAGAAATTACAAGCTCGATGGGGAACGTCGATATGTTTAGAAAGTATAGAAGTTCCGATACTTTTTCGAAGGAAggattcttttttctgaaatATTCTAAGTACTGAGTACGTtcacttttcaaaattgctTGCTCTGTTTTTGGTAACTCAGCAATTTTACGAAACAGTAAGCCAGTATGGAATTGATGAAGTAGTAGTAAAATAGATGTGACTAAACAAAAGGTTAGATTACAACAAATAGCTAAATCCATACTTGTCTGTGATTTAAGTTGATCATCACGAAATTCCGCTGGCAACAAATAAGCTGCATAGCTAAGCAATCTTTCTATTTCAGTAACTTTAAGAAATGACTTCTCATCCTTTAAAAGTTGATCTTCATAATATGCTAAAGGTTTCATTTTATGTCCCAAATGACTCGTCagtataaataataaacttgGTTGCTTATTATACacagaagaaaaaagggaaacagttttttagtaaaatgATAAGGTAATTAATTTTCGAAGTTATGAAGAATATATGCAGAGCTCACaaccaaaacaaaaagaagctttAAATCTTAGGTATACTAACAACCATAAATGGGTATTGTGATGAGCAAAGAAGTCCCtatatatgaaaaaaaaaactaattaaAAGGATACGGGGTATTATTTCCTGAAATTACTAAAACCTGGTACAAATTCGCAATTGCGTAGGTTTGGGCGTGGGCATCTGCAGATCTTGTTGAAACATCCATTGCTAATAAATTCAAACTCACTATGGTTAAATGCTTAGCATATGACTGAGTCTTATAACTTCAAATGATAGctatattcatttatttattttttttattttgttgtATTTTCAGTAATTGCAATTTCTTCGTTAAAATTATCATATAGTTATTCATTAACAATGCTTTAGTTGTTTATCATTTAAACCATTTTATagtatttttcttctgcttgatttataaatttttagtttttggATTGtgttaagttttttaattctagcaaaacaataaaatcGAATgcataaatattttatattttgagTTTCTAACAATTTATTTCTACATTTGTGATTTCATCTCAGAAAAAccataatttattaatttaaacgAATATCATTCCTAGAGGTTTAGTCTTTCATATCACATACAATGCCATcttacattttttcttagcatagctatttttttttctcgaaatttgaattttttaattaatcaaCCAATCGAGCATCCTTTTCAattatactttttaattattttttgtaagcTCAATGTCAATTCGTCGTGGGCAGCAAGTTTCGCATAGACTAAACTATATACTCAAAAAGTTGGATATTCCTATTCTAATAGATtagataataaaattaaagtgGGAAATATCAGAAAATCAATAActcattctttttcaattgaatataGTTTAATATGTTCGACATGCATCTGTTTACATTATAAAGAGTCGTAACGCAAAATATAGCGAAATCGAAGAAGCTCTTGTGCGTGTACTAATGTTCCACAATTACTAAGTTTCAGGTTATAAACCTACTACTACCAACTACGATGTCTCAAGCACGCGGATTTGATAGGACAATTACCGTCTTCTCCCCTGAAGGACGTCTTTATCAAGTTGAATATGCATTCAAAGCGTTTAATAACGCAGGGATTACATCTGTTGGTGTAACAGGTAAAAATTGTGCATGTGTAATctcccaaaaaaaagtaccTGACAAACTTATTGATGCCTCTACCGTTAAACATGTTTTTCCTATTACTAAAGGAATCGGCTGTGTTATGACAGGCTCTATCGCGGACGCTCGCGCGCAAGTTAGCCGGGCTCGAAGTGAGGCTGCTGAATTTGAATACAAAAATGGATACCCTATGCCCTGCGATGTTCTAGCCAAAAGAATGGCTAATATTGCTCAAGTTTCTACCCAACGTGCTGCTATGAGGCCTTTGGGAGTTGCAATGACCCTTGTAGCTGTGGATGATGAGATTGGACCTTCCCTATTTAAGCTCGACCCTGCTGGTTTCTATATTGGTTATAAAGCTACCAGTGCTGGACCAAAGCAAACGGAAACTATAAACTGGCTAGAAAAACGATTCAAAAAGGACGGAATACCTTCAAACCTTACTGATACCGTTGAAACCGGAATTCAGGCTTTAATGAGTAGTTTAAGTACTGATTTTAAGTCTACTGAGCTTCAGATTGGTGTTGTTGAAGACGACAAACCATTTCGAGTTTTATCAGTAGAAGAAATAGAAGCCCATTTACAAAGTATTGCCGAAAAGGATTGATTGTTTAGACCGGTTTGAATGAAAGTTTTACTATATACCTGTAATTTCGATTGGCATCTTTACGTTCTTACTTTCCTTTATTCCTCCCTTTTCTTGAAGGgtttatttgatttataaaatcaGTATATGCCATGTTACGTCCTTCCTGATGAAAACTTTTCGCTTTTTCATAGAGTAAGATATGTTAGAGAAATATATTTCTTATTGAACTTGACATTAATATTTCATTGATTTGTGCGTCGTAAAATTTAATCTAAAATCAGTATTTTCATTCGCCTAATTGGCTAAATTAGGGCTTAAATGTTTATAAATATGAACGTTTCCATTGAGGCCCCCACAAgctaaatttcttttttctggCTGCCATgctattttgtttaatggTTTACCGTCTGGGATATCACTAGTTACCGGAGCCTCTACGTCTTTTTGCAAATCCCATAGGTTTAAATTTCCTAGTGCATCAACGCTTGCGAAGCAACAAGGTTCCGATACACACCATTTAACATCAAAGACCATTGCCTTATGAGTAAATGTTTTGCAACTGTTTATGATAACCTGTTCATCTAAATCATTTGATGGGACTAATTCGTGCTGGTTTCTACTAGGAGAGCATTGCCAGAGACGCACGGTCCAATCAAAACTACTAGTTAGAGCAAagtctttatttttttcaagaaatACGTTTTGACTGTTTGATGTCATTACATCTATTCCAGAAATAAAGACATTGTGACCCTCGTAACTAACATTTGAAGGTTGTACAGCCTTCGTCTCAGAGTAATCAGATCTATAGCCCCTTTGTAATTTTCCATCTTCAGCTCCCACTAAAAACTCCATGTTATTTTCAGGGATAAAAGATAGACATGTAGCTGGGATACATTGAGAGCTAGAGTCGACTTGAGAAGATAAGCATATTGTTTCACTCGGTCTTGAAAACATGTCAGGTTCCCATATATGAACAAGACCATCAGTACTACATGTAACGATATTATTCGATGGAGGATTATTGATATACGTGATATCTGTCACCGGTTCCAAATGGCCTCCACTAATAATGGTAGTAAATGAAACTGGGTATTGCCCTTGCCTGAGATCCCACAGAAAAACTTGCCCATTGTAGGCACCCCCTGCAATAAGTTGAGGATGAAACGGCGAAGGCTTACAAACAGTAATTTCACTCTTTAATGGTTAGTAGATCATACAAAAAACTGATCGTACCCTTGCTTTTAGAACACTCTCAGGTGAATTCTTCCATCTCTGGTTCCAGACAATTGCAAGTCCTCGAGTTCTTAATGCTTCTTTTGGCTTAGCGTAAGACGTAATGAGAAGCTCTTCAAAGAATGAAGAATAGCTGATGCTATTTACGACGCTATTTAAGGTAATTTTTTCGTcttgaaaagtaaataaatgatttaGTCCATTTTCCTCAAGCTgcgatttatttttttttgatttctttttgacaGTGTAATCCGTGAAAAGCTGATTAGATTGATCACATAGAGCCCGATCAAGAATCTTGGCAGAGGAATGAAGAAAGTTATTTAAATGATCAATTTCAAGCGCTGAAGTTGGTAATGAACACTTGGGCGCTTTAGTCGAATGTTTCAAATGCTTGCTAGTTTCACGAATATTTACAGTCTTGCTAATAGAAGGAACATGATTTGATACATTGAATGTAGAAGAATAAGACTGATACACCGATGAGATTTTAAGTTCACAATCTGAAACAAGATTGCTGGATTTAGACTCCAAAGAGTAAGTTTGAGGCGTCAGGTTTGTTGGTTTAAGTATTttacataaaaaattagaaagttGGTCCTATTTTAGGTTAGAAAATCAAGTAATATAATATGAAAGCAAATAACCTCTGATATTTGTTTAGGACCTTCTTTGTTGCTGGATGAAACAGCATCGGTGcagttttctttatttttcaataataacAACTTTGCTCGTTTGATTTCAATTTCTcgtttaatatttttgtcCATAATACACGTTTAATGTATAAATccaaatatatatatgttaTTAAGGATTTGAAGCTTGAAAAGCCacacaaaaaaatgagatgTGTAAGGAAGACGCCCGCGTTTAATTTACTGGAATCAAATTGATGGGAAGAAGTACGCGAGAACAACAGAATCAAGTGTTTACGCGACAAagaatgatattttttttaacccTTTGACTTTATGCAAACAACTTCtttctatttattattttttttttagagtCTTAATCCACCTTAGTTCTACTGCatttaacaatttcatttttagtttcaaatttctaaatatgTATTTCTATTTTGAGCTCTTATAACAAATGCTCACATGGTCCAGTGGTTAAGACTCATCGTTGTGGCCGATGCGACCCAGGTTCGATTCCTGGTGTGGGCACTTactattaaatttatttttgctaattcCTGCCCTCTAGTTGGCATCCCAAATAGATCCATTTGAATAAAGATGAACACTTAActagaaaagtaaaacaaCCTTTCAACCTAATACTGCTGTACAAAGCGCTTTTATTATTCAGCCAGTATTTATGTATTACCTTTGCGCACAAAATAATTCGTTTACATGTCAACCACAGTAGATATacgttaattttttaattttattttttcttctagcAACCAAAGcactttaataaaattgaatatttttaaaagcgttttcaatttttatgctttttttttatcataacaatataaatttcatcaaaataaatattttatcgttttttaaagtactGATGCCAGTTAAATGTCCGTATCGATTCGTAGAAAACAAAGTGCTTGGGTATAAAATAGTTTGATACGCAACCTCTAAAAATTGTCTAATGCAAAAATCCCACGTAAACGATGAGCCAAAAACTGAGAACTTAAAGCACGACACACATAAATAACTCTAAAGCTTCAAAACCAATGGGACAATGCAAAATGTTGATatgcaaaagaaatgatgAAGTGAGGGAAAGCCTAGAGCTTCtatgtattttaaaaatacgCGCTCAGAAGAACTCAGCATAAAGTTGTCCCAGATGCCAGAGCATAATGTAAAAAGCACGAATGACAAATCTCGAATACAGTTAGACAGTGCAAATAAAATGCGATTGCAGAAAAGAAGTAAGAATAGTTGCGTGACACACCGAAACAAAAGTCCATATCAtaagaataaaagaatCGTAAAAAATATCCATCGTATTtcgaaagaaataaaaaatgccaTTACGAATTGACGAAAAAGTCCGAGTACCAAATCCACTCATACAATATCGTTATCATagaaaatcataaaaaacCCCAATGAAGCCAAACAAACATTGTAATGGAAACATACCATCAACATTGCGTGAACGAATTAAGTTGTACAACTCATGAAATAATGAAGtgcataaacaaaatatacGCACCAACATCATTTGGAAATTTAAGATAGTATGTAAGGATGCTTGGCTATCAATTTAAGAAACATACACGGTATGAACCgcaaaaatcaatgatCAACTATTCACACACGGTTAGTGTAGTGATCATCATTTAAGAAAGgcataaaaatttttaagtatcataataatttgaaaaaaaaaacttcaagTTATAagaattataaaataaaaataggtttaaaaaaaggcaCAATTAAATATAAGTACCCatgagaaataaaaaataaaatggaaCCGGaagataaagaaataagtaaataaattttccCAGATTAAACAggagaaaatgaaaaaaaaaaccgaGATAGAGAGAAAtgaaatataatttttttgagcCGTTGGCAATGAATGTGTGTATATCAACGACACCGTCGTTGGAATAATGCAATGTAaggtaaaattaaagaacaGCAAGTCTGGAAGCGACAAAACCGTTCAAAAGAGAAGACGAAGTGGATGGGGAAGGCATGGAAGACCTTCTTCGGAAATGATCTAAATATTGGGAAGATAACATATGAAGATCAGCCGACTTAGAGTAAGAACACTGCTCCGAAGTCGAACCACAGCCGGGGCAATCCTGCAGATGACATTCACGAGAGCAATACAAGTTGCCAGTAGTGGGTTTTCCGCAAATTATGCAATAATCCAAATCCATGTCTCTAACGAATACAAaaggatgaagaaattagaaaaagaaaattaaaatgacTTGTTAACGAGGAAAAACCAATGAATGAGCCAAGCTGAGGCGAGCTAGTATTGGATCCTATTGAAGAAAACCAGATAAAACGGATGAGCGTATAAAGCGgactaaaaagaaatttcaaagtCGAAATATACGGGACGTTTGGAAGATATTTCCGATTTAgtagaggaagaagaaagaaaagaactTAGCTtcacaataaaataaaacaaatccTTCTCAATTTCAAGGAAGAGATGAGTCCTGCGGGTGATTCAACAAGACGAAAAGAGGTTAGGATGGAGAAAACGAGGAAAAGTGAGTTCTACTCAATCACACAGCGAAACTGTTTGTCGAGGAAAACAAGAGACACTTAAGAAGGACAGTTCGTTTAGTTCAAGCAATCAAGAACAGCGAGTATAAGTCAAAAACCCTTTGCTGATCTATATGTTAATCTTCTACGACCTCTCAGTCGGACTGCTGCGCTCTATATATACATCTGAAAACTGCGCACGCAATCTGTCCAGATGATC
This region of Schizosaccharomyces pombe strain 972h- genome assembly, chromosome: II genomic DNA includes:
- the ecl2 gene encoding protein Ecl2; this translates as MDLDYCIICGKPTTGNLYCSRECHLQDCPGCGSTSEQCSYSKSADLHMLSSQYLDHFRRRSSMPSPSTSSSLLNGFVASRLAVL
- the scl1 gene encoding proteasome core particle subunit alpha 1, which gives rise to MSQARGFDRTITVFSPEGRLYQVEYAFKAFNNAGITSVGVTGKNCACVISQKKVPDKLIDASTVKHVFPITKGIGCVMTGSIADARAQVSRARSEAAEFEYKNGYPMPCDVLAKRMANIAQVSTQRAAMRPLGVAMTLVAVDDEIGPSLFKLDPAGFYIGYKATSAGPKQTETINWLEKRFKKDGIPSNLTDTVETGIQALMSSLSTDFKSTELQIGVVEDDKPFRVLSVEEIEAHLQSIAEKD
- the pex16 gene encoding Pex16 family peroxisome import protein, encoding MKPLAYYEDQLLKDEKSFLKVTEIERLLSYAAYLLPAEFRDDQLKSQTITSILLLLHQFHTGLLFRKIAELPKTEQAILKSERTQYLEYFRKKNPSFEKVSELLYFLNISTFPIELVISKYNPSRQYDSVLFLESVKFLLRVHIMWTTGGDLPLSNPVLQRDFNVKTFIHLHKKYSNSGSAVVLKNSKKVVPRLNTVNSSLDFLQNRTPRLSSILPDEIFTKRLPNLRIFSNFIKVCRPLIYMLFMWHWKRKQKSSSLKVRPWGPWIVAFVFEVISQLIDRRCESATSSRQGFGLERRTNQSQFQHFVVWAFTQGRFYDEFTKHWINRSLSWVNSIPVFGKYLLLSVEERQKSLENYISSVRNY
- the dic1 gene encoding meiotic dynein intermediate chain Dic1, which codes for MDKNIKREIEIKRAKLLLLKNKENCTDAVSSSNKEGPKQISEDQLSNFLCKILKPTNLTPQTYSLESKSSNLVSDCELKISSVYQSYSSTFNVSNHVPSISKTVNIRETSKHLKHSTKAPKCSLPTSALEIDHLNNFLHSSAKILDRALCDQSNQLFTDYTVKKKSKKNKSQLEENGLNHLFTFQDEKITLNSVVNSISYSSFFEELLITSYAKPKEALRTRGLAIVWNQRWKNSPESVLKARSEITVCKPSPFHPQLIAGGAYNGQVFLWDLRQGQYPVSFTTIISGGHLEPVTDITYINNPPSNNIVTCSTDGLVHIWEPDMFSRPSETICLSSQVDSSSQCIPATCLSFIPENNMEFLVGAEDGKLQRGYRSDYSETKAVQPSNVSYEGHNVFISGIDVMTSNSQNVFLEKNKDFALTSSFDWTVRLWQCSPSRNQHELVPSNDLDEQVIINSCKTFTHKAMVFDVKWCVSEPCCFASVDALGNLNLWDLQKDVEAPVTSDIPDGKPLNKIAWQPEKRNLACGGLNGNVHIYKHLSPNLAN